Proteins from a genomic interval of Pirellulales bacterium:
- a CDS encoding efflux RND transporter permease subunit, with protein sequence MLNRIIAISLKNRSLVLAATALLLIYGGYVAAQLPIDVFPDLNRPTVAILTEAPGLAPEEVETLVTFPIESVLNGATDVLRVRSASGIGISIVWVEFEWGTDIYVDRQIVNEKLQLARPRLPRAVNPLMAPISSIMGEILLVGLRSDGPTDTMELRTLADWTLRPRLLAQNGVSQVVVMGGTLKQFQVLTSPERLAQYNVTLDELTRAVEKSNAVTGGGFLVRGDEESLIRIVGRAITLEDLENTVVREGEPVAVTVRQVADVRFGGPIARGDGSVNSQPAVILTIQKQPGADTLTLDRKILATLDDIQATLPPDVKIESDIFRQANFINVAIKNVEEAIRDGAVWVVVVLFLFLWNFRTSVITLTAIPLSIIVTALVFHFFGLSINTMTLGGLAVAIGELVDDSIVDVENIYRRLKENRAKPVPDNPIKVIFLASAEVRNSIVYATLIVVLVVLPLFSLGGLEGRMFAPLGLSYLLTLLASLGVSLTVTPVLASYVLPRAKFLEHAHDPLLLRWLKRIDERLLHITLRHAWIVLAVTAVLATISVVAVAFMGGEFMPPFNEGTLTIGSTAPPATSLDESNRIGRLTEDMLRQVPEVTHTSRRTGRAELDEHAENVNYSEIDVGLVEHEQPKPGIFYAFMRAIPGIAGWGINEQGRPREEVLADIRTRLSQVPGVVYNIGQPISHRLDHIMSGIRAQIAVKLYGSDLQVLRAKAREIYGIMQNVPGIVDLQIEPQVEIPQVRVTVLRENAVRYGLSPADVADALETALQGRKVSQVLEGQRTFDLVVWFDAKARNDIEVVRSTLLTTPSGARVALGTVAEVVQTAGPNTINRENVVRRIVVMANVAGRDLVGVVHDIEEGVSAKVLPTLSAGYFVEYGGQFEAQQEANLRLLILGSVAVTGVFLLLLKCLGSWRAALQVMVNIPLAAIGAVLALLLTQWPTAEALREAPFWQWPHVWIQATSLSVAHWVGFITLIGIVNRNGIMMISHYIHLMQYEGEHFDEKMIIRGSLERLAPVLMTALTATIGLIPLAMGAGETGKEILHPLAVVVMGGLISSTLMDQIVTPALFYKFGRKVYEHRFEEHHGEKAHAAVERLADELDD encoded by the coding sequence ATGCTGAACCGCATCATCGCGATTTCGTTGAAGAACCGCTCGCTGGTGCTGGCCGCCACGGCGCTGCTCTTGATCTATGGCGGGTACGTCGCGGCGCAATTGCCGATCGACGTGTTCCCTGATTTGAATCGGCCCACGGTGGCCATCCTCACCGAAGCGCCGGGCTTGGCGCCGGAAGAGGTCGAGACGCTGGTCACCTTTCCCATCGAATCGGTATTAAACGGCGCGACCGACGTCTTGCGGGTGCGATCGGCCTCGGGCATCGGCATCAGCATCGTGTGGGTCGAGTTCGAATGGGGGACCGATATCTACGTCGATCGGCAGATCGTCAACGAAAAATTGCAGCTCGCCCGGCCGCGCTTGCCACGCGCCGTGAATCCGCTCATGGCGCCCATCAGCTCGATCATGGGCGAGATCCTGCTTGTCGGCCTGCGCAGCGACGGGCCGACCGACACCATGGAGCTGCGCACGCTGGCCGATTGGACGCTGCGGCCGCGTTTGCTCGCCCAGAACGGCGTCTCGCAAGTCGTGGTGATGGGGGGCACGCTCAAGCAGTTTCAGGTGCTGACCTCGCCCGAGCGGTTGGCCCAATACAACGTGACACTCGACGAGCTGACGCGGGCCGTGGAGAAATCGAACGCCGTCACCGGTGGCGGGTTTCTGGTGCGCGGCGACGAGGAGTCGCTGATCCGCATCGTCGGCCGTGCGATCACGCTCGAGGATCTGGAAAACACGGTCGTTCGCGAAGGCGAGCCGGTCGCCGTGACGGTGCGGCAAGTGGCGGACGTCCGTTTCGGCGGGCCCATCGCGCGCGGCGACGGCAGCGTGAACAGCCAGCCGGCCGTGATTCTCACCATCCAGAAGCAGCCGGGCGCCGACACGCTGACGCTGGATCGCAAGATCCTGGCCACGCTCGACGACATTCAGGCCACGTTGCCGCCGGACGTGAAGATCGAGAGCGACATCTTTCGGCAAGCAAACTTCATCAACGTAGCCATCAAGAACGTCGAAGAAGCCATCCGCGATGGGGCGGTATGGGTCGTGGTGGTGCTCTTCTTGTTCCTGTGGAATTTTCGCACCAGCGTGATCACGCTCACCGCCATACCGCTATCGATCATTGTCACGGCATTGGTGTTCCATTTCTTCGGCCTGTCGATCAACACGATGACGCTGGGCGGCCTGGCCGTGGCCATCGGCGAGTTGGTCGACGATTCGATCGTCGACGTCGAAAACATTTATCGCCGGCTGAAAGAAAACCGCGCCAAGCCGGTTCCGGATAATCCGATCAAAGTCATCTTCCTGGCCTCGGCCGAGGTGCGCAACAGCATCGTTTACGCGACGTTGATCGTCGTGCTGGTCGTGCTGCCGCTGTTCTCACTCGGCGGATTGGAAGGGCGCATGTTCGCGCCGCTGGGGCTCTCGTACTTGTTGACGCTCTTGGCCTCGCTGGGCGTATCGCTCACCGTGACGCCGGTCCTGGCATCGTACGTGCTTCCTAGGGCAAAGTTCCTGGAGCACGCCCACGACCCGTTGCTGTTGCGCTGGCTGAAACGCATTGACGAGCGCTTGTTGCACATCACATTGCGACACGCGTGGATTGTGTTGGCCGTGACCGCCGTGCTGGCCACGATTTCGGTCGTGGCCGTGGCGTTCATGGGGGGCGAGTTCATGCCTCCCTTTAACGAAGGCACGTTGACGATCGGGTCGACGGCGCCCCCGGCCACGAGCCTCGACGAATCGAACCGCATCGGACGCTTGACCGAGGACATGCTGCGTCAGGTGCCCGAGGTGACACACACCTCGCGTCGCACCGGCCGCGCCGAGCTGGACGAACACGCCGAGAACGTGAACTACTCCGAGATCGACGTCGGGCTGGTCGAGCATGAGCAACCGAAGCCGGGCATCTTCTATGCTTTCATGCGTGCCATTCCCGGCATTGCCGGCTGGGGTATTAACGAACAAGGCCGCCCGCGCGAGGAGGTGCTGGCCGACATCCGTACGCGCCTCTCGCAGGTGCCGGGCGTGGTCTACAACATCGGTCAGCCTATCTCGCACCGGCTCGATCACATCATGTCGGGCATCCGCGCACAGATCGCCGTGAAGCTCTACGGCTCGGACTTGCAGGTGCTGCGCGCGAAGGCGCGCGAGATTTACGGCATCATGCAGAATGTGCCCGGCATCGTCGATCTGCAGATCGAACCGCAAGTCGAAATCCCGCAAGTCCGCGTCACGGTGTTGCGCGAGAACGCCGTGCGCTACGGCCTGTCGCCCGCCGACGTGGCCGACGCGCTGGAAACTGCGCTGCAAGGACGCAAGGTCTCGCAAGTACTGGAAGGGCAACGCACGTTCGACCTGGTGGTGTGGTTCGACGCCAAGGCGCGCAACGACATCGAGGTGGTGCGCTCCACGCTGCTCACGACCCCCTCGGGCGCGCGTGTGGCGCTCGGTACGGTGGCCGAAGTCGTGCAAACCGCCGGGCCGAACACCATCAATCGCGAAAACGTCGTGCGGCGCATCGTGGTCATGGCCAATGTTGCGGGCCGCGACCTGGTCGGCGTCGTTCACGATATCGAAGAAGGGGTATCCGCCAAGGTGCTGCCCACGTTGTCGGCCGGCTACTTCGTCGAGTACGGCGGCCAGTTCGAGGCGCAGCAGGAAGCGAACCTGCGGCTGCTGATCCTGGGAAGTGTGGCCGTAACGGGTGTCTTTCTCTTGTTGCTCAAGTGCCTGGGCTCTTGGCGCGCGGCCTTGCAGGTGATGGTGAACATTCCGCTGGCTGCGATCGGCGCCGTGCTCGCCCTACTGCTCACGCAATGGCCCACGGCCGAGGCCCTGCGCGAGGCCCCGTTCTGGCAGTGGCCGCACGTGTGGATTCAGGCCACGAGCCTGTCGGTGGCGCACTGGGTAGGCTTCATCACCCTGATCGGCATCGTGAATCGCAACGGCATCATGATGATCTCGCACTACATCCACTTGATGCAGTACGAGGGGGAGCATTTCGACGAGAAGATGATTATCCGTGGCAGCCTCGAACGCCTGGCGCCGGTGCTGATGACGGCTCTCACCGCCACGATCGGTTTGATCCCGCTGGCGATGGGGGCCGGCGAGACCGGCAAAGAGATTTTGCACCCGCTGGCTGTCGTCGTGATGGGCGGCTTGATCAGCTCGACCTTGATGGATCAAATCGTCACGCCAGCTCTGTTCTACAAGTTCGGTCGAAAAGTTTACGAACATCGCTTCGAAGAGCACCACGGTGAAAAGGCGCACGCGGCCGTCGAGCGCCTGGCCGATGAGCTGGACGACTGA
- a CDS encoding PHB depolymerase family esterase, protein MSSSLSLTPGDHRRTIAIGGRERSYLLHVPPSYEDTQRLPVVLAFHGGATDASYMVRFCGLNETADEHGFLVAYPNGTGELPKLLSWNAGNCCGHARRNNVDDVEFVRAVLDELAHTGAIDERRIFATGMSNGAMMAYRLAAEMSDRVAAIAPVAGTMELDIAEPSRPVSVIHFHGTADEFVPFAGGRGVRSLTQHAFSSVEITIRRWVEINGCRAEPTVTDLPNVGADGLPIVRQEYAAGPSGAEVVLYVVEGGGHTWPGRVPRLAALGPSTQSISANDLMWEFFTRHPPD, encoded by the coding sequence ATGTCATCCAGCCTGTCGCTAACACCGGGAGATCATCGTCGCACGATCGCGATCGGCGGGCGCGAGCGCAGCTACCTGCTGCACGTGCCGCCGTCGTACGAGGACACGCAGCGGCTCCCCGTGGTGCTGGCTTTTCATGGTGGCGCGACCGACGCGTCGTACATGGTCCGCTTCTGCGGTTTGAACGAGACTGCGGACGAGCACGGATTTCTTGTCGCCTATCCGAATGGCACCGGCGAATTACCGAAATTGCTTTCCTGGAACGCCGGCAACTGTTGCGGCCACGCGCGGCGGAACAACGTCGACGACGTCGAGTTTGTTCGCGCCGTGCTGGATGAGCTCGCCCACACAGGGGCAATCGATGAGCGGCGTATCTTTGCGACCGGCATGTCGAACGGCGCCATGATGGCTTATCGGTTGGCCGCCGAAATGTCGGACCGCGTCGCGGCGATCGCGCCGGTGGCAGGCACCATGGAGCTCGATATTGCGGAACCGTCCCGGCCCGTCTCCGTGATTCACTTTCACGGCACCGCCGACGAGTTTGTCCCATTCGCGGGCGGCCGCGGCGTGCGCAGCCTGACACAGCACGCGTTCAGCTCTGTCGAAATTACGATTCGGCGGTGGGTCGAAATCAATGGCTGCCGCGCGGAGCCGACGGTGACCGATTTACCCAACGTCGGCGCTGACGGCCTGCCGATTGTTCGCCAAGAGTATGCCGCAGGGCCGAGCGGCGCCGAGGTCGTGCTCTACGTCGTCGAAGGGGGTGGGCACACCTGGCCCGGGCGCGTGCCGCGGCTGGCGGCGCTTGGCCCTTCGACGCAGAGCATCTCGGCCAATGACTTGATGTGGGAGTTTTTCACGCGGCATCCGCCCGACTAG
- a CDS encoding class I SAM-dependent methyltransferase, translating into MTKRDVDPTGRFSSRVENYVRYRPGYPAEVLRVLAEQTGFSPRAVVADIGSGTGISTRLFLEHGNTVYAVEPNDAMRAAAEVLSRDEPRFHSVNGTAEQTTLADHSIDYVVAGQAFHWFDVDRARHEFLRVLRPGGWVVLMWNTRLTDTTPFLRGYEKLLLEFGTDYQEVNHANVSPETLKRFFGATPSYRAIPNEQVFDLAGLTGRLLSSSYVPAEDDPRHAPMLAALAKLFAAHEEAGRVRFEYDTELYFGQLV; encoded by the coding sequence ATGACGAAACGCGACGTCGATCCCACCGGGCGCTTCAGCTCCCGCGTCGAGAACTACGTGCGATATCGGCCCGGTTATCCCGCCGAGGTGTTGCGGGTGCTCGCCGAACAAACCGGATTCTCTCCGCGGGCGGTGGTGGCCGATATCGGATCGGGGACCGGCATCTCGACGCGTTTGTTTCTCGAACATGGCAACACGGTTTACGCCGTCGAACCGAATGACGCCATGCGTGCTGCGGCCGAAGTGCTCTCGCGCGACGAGCCACGCTTTCACAGTGTGAACGGTACGGCGGAACAGACCACGCTCGCCGATCATAGCATCGACTACGTGGTGGCCGGCCAGGCCTTTCACTGGTTCGACGTCGATCGCGCGCGGCATGAATTCCTGCGCGTTCTGCGCCCGGGCGGCTGGGTCGTGCTGATGTGGAACACGCGTCTGACCGACACCACGCCCTTTTTGCGCGGCTACGAAAAGCTGCTCCTCGAGTTCGGCACCGATTACCAGGAAGTGAATCACGCCAACGTCAGTCCCGAAACACTCAAGCGGTTTTTCGGAGCCACGCCGAGCTATCGGGCGATTCCCAACGAGCAAGTGTTCGATCTGGCCGGGCTGACGGGCCGATTGTTGTCATCGTCGTACGTGCCGGCCGAAGACGATCCACGCCATGCGCCGATGCTGGCGGCGCTCGCAAAACTGTTTGCAGCGCACGAAGAGGCCGGCCGCGTCCGCTTCGAGTACGATACCGAGCTGTACTTCGGTCAGCTCGTGTAA
- a CDS encoding HU family DNA-binding protein yields the protein MTPDASKKAPTKTEILNALAEKTQLTKAQISAVFDALSEEIGASLDGPGSFTIPGLVKIERKHVPAKPARTGVPNPFKPGELMDVPAKPASTKITVRALKQLKDMGK from the coding sequence ATGACGCCAGACGCTTCCAAGAAGGCCCCGACCAAGACCGAAATCCTCAACGCGCTCGCTGAGAAGACGCAGCTCACGAAAGCTCAAATCAGTGCCGTATTCGATGCGCTCAGCGAGGAAATCGGCGCGAGCCTCGACGGCCCCGGCTCGTTCACGATCCCCGGTCTGGTCAAGATCGAGCGCAAGCACGTGCCGGCCAAGCCCGCCCGCACCGGCGTCCCCAACCCCTTCAAGCCGGGCGAGCTGATGGACGTGCCGGCCAAGCCCGCCTCGACCAAGATCACGGTTCGGGCGCTGAAGCAGTTGAAGGACATGGGTAAGTAG
- a CDS encoding SMP-30/gluconolactonase/LRE family protein produces the protein MRDNSVARRFRRAILPACAILIAGVSLAAHARAAENGAIPGIGPTGPAKEIAGTFKFTEGPATDKNGVVYFTDVPAAKVYKIEPDNTAVVVREESHGANGLMFNAAGDLVGCQKNGIVVWSLTKKEEHVLASEFDGKPLNRPNDLVIDNTGGVYFTDPIFALDGKSNQPVSGVFYVTADGKLTRLIDNIVGPNGIILSPDEKTLYVITFLREQQWAYPVLGPRKLGPGKVFCTVEQPAGKKGGGGDGCAVDSRGNLYIAAATGVQVFDPQGKLLGTIKVPKSPSNCEFGGTDLKTLYVTARTSVYAFPMEVTGHRFPGGPAK, from the coding sequence ATGCGTGACAACTCTGTTGCCCGACGTTTTCGACGTGCCATTCTCCCAGCCTGCGCGATACTGATTGCGGGCGTTTCTCTTGCAGCGCACGCGCGTGCTGCCGAAAACGGTGCCATTCCCGGCATCGGCCCCACCGGCCCAGCCAAGGAGATTGCCGGCACGTTCAAGTTCACCGAAGGACCGGCTACCGACAAGAACGGCGTCGTCTACTTCACCGACGTCCCGGCCGCGAAGGTGTACAAGATCGAGCCGGATAATACGGCCGTGGTCGTGCGCGAAGAATCCCATGGCGCGAATGGCCTGATGTTCAACGCCGCCGGCGACCTCGTCGGCTGCCAGAAAAACGGGATTGTCGTCTGGAGCCTGACCAAGAAGGAAGAACACGTGCTGGCCAGCGAGTTCGACGGCAAGCCGCTCAATCGACCCAACGATCTGGTGATCGATAACACGGGCGGCGTTTACTTCACCGATCCGATCTTCGCGCTCGATGGCAAATCGAATCAGCCGGTCTCCGGCGTGTTCTACGTCACCGCCGATGGCAAACTCACGCGGCTGATCGACAACATCGTCGGCCCAAACGGCATCATTCTGTCGCCCGACGAAAAGACGCTGTATGTCATCACGTTTCTGCGCGAGCAGCAATGGGCCTATCCCGTGCTTGGACCCCGCAAGCTCGGCCCGGGCAAGGTGTTTTGCACCGTCGAACAACCCGCTGGAAAGAAAGGGGGCGGCGGCGATGGTTGTGCCGTCGATAGCCGCGGCAACTTGTACATCGCGGCGGCCACGGGCGTGCAAGTCTTCGACCCACAGGGCAAGCTGTTGGGCACGATCAAGGTGCCGAAGTCCCCGTCGAATTGCGAGTTCGGCGGCACGGATTTGAAGACTCTCTACGTCACCGCGCGCACGAGCGTCTACGCGTTTCCGATGGAAGTCACCGGCCATCGCTTTCCCGGCGGCCCGGCAAAGTAG
- a CDS encoding Ppx/GppA phosphatase family protein, translated as MDDKQIFLSPDLAYRLAAIDIGTNSIRLLIVEPLRDGTYRILDEEKETTRLGRNLAKTRRLDPAAVEASLDALRRMKQIADGFQAREIRVIATCAVREAKDGADFCRRAKEAIGLDVEVISGEQEGRLAFYSVARSFPLAGKNVAIADIGGGSTEIILASGDMIEAIYTTPLGAVRLTDEYLGDGEVQLDDFERLLKSIDRKLRREIKKRFFVPHVLIGSGGTFTTLAEMVMATKGQSGLPLRGYEVTHAEVRHLLDRLRKMPAKARRNVNGLSSDRADIIVAGMAIIDRLMRRFKVNRLQVHNRGIRDGLVLTMIDSTLGTASQDPHDQDLAIERFAAGCGVDLAHGRQVARLAGLIFAQLAERFQLRPEDRPLLEAAARLQDVGYLIDYDKHHKHSYHLILNSRLSGFRPQELELIANIARYHRGGKPKAKHDNYERLSAPDRERVRRLAAILRIAGGLDRSHSQQVRDVELEFQPDAITMHVIADELPEVDLWGARRRCEFFQWVFDIPLRVEGYDPAARRGGGETNGSHLTSSEMPLTQSS; from the coding sequence ATGGATGACAAACAAATATTTCTGTCGCCTGACCTGGCCTACCGGCTGGCGGCGATCGATATCGGCACCAATAGTATTCGGCTGCTCATCGTCGAGCCGCTGCGCGATGGCACCTATCGCATTCTCGACGAAGAAAAAGAGACAACCCGCCTGGGCCGCAACCTGGCAAAGACCAGGCGCTTGGATCCCGCGGCCGTCGAAGCATCGCTGGATGCCCTGCGGCGCATGAAGCAGATCGCCGACGGGTTTCAGGCCCGCGAGATCCGCGTGATCGCCACCTGCGCGGTGCGCGAAGCGAAAGATGGCGCGGATTTCTGCCGCCGCGCCAAGGAAGCGATCGGCCTCGATGTCGAGGTGATCAGCGGCGAGCAGGAAGGGCGGCTGGCGTTCTATAGCGTCGCCCGAAGTTTTCCTCTGGCCGGCAAGAACGTGGCCATCGCCGATATCGGCGGCGGCAGCACCGAGATCATCCTCGCCTCGGGCGATATGATCGAGGCCATTTACACCACGCCACTCGGCGCCGTGCGCCTGACGGACGAGTATCTCGGCGACGGCGAGGTGCAACTCGACGATTTCGAGCGCCTGCTCAAATCGATCGATCGCAAACTGCGTCGCGAAATCAAGAAGCGTTTTTTCGTGCCGCACGTGCTCATCGGCTCGGGCGGAACGTTCACGACATTGGCCGAGATGGTGATGGCCACCAAGGGGCAGTCCGGACTTCCCTTGCGCGGTTACGAGGTTACGCACGCCGAGGTGCGCCACCTGCTCGACCGGCTGCGCAAGATGCCCGCCAAGGCACGGCGCAACGTCAACGGGCTGAGCTCGGATCGGGCCGACATCATCGTGGCCGGCATGGCGATCATCGATCGGCTGATGCGGCGCTTCAAGGTGAACCGCTTGCAGGTACACAATCGCGGCATTCGCGACGGTCTGGTGCTGACGATGATCGATTCGACGCTGGGCACCGCGAGCCAGGACCCGCACGATCAGGACCTGGCCATCGAGCGCTTCGCGGCAGGCTGCGGCGTGGACCTGGCGCATGGGAGGCAAGTGGCGCGGCTGGCCGGCTTGATTTTCGCGCAGCTGGCCGAGCGTTTTCAACTACGGCCCGAGGATCGCCCACTGCTCGAAGCGGCCGCCCGCCTGCAAGACGTCGGCTACTTGATCGATTACGACAAGCATCACAAACACAGCTACCACTTGATCCTCAACAGTCGGCTGTCGGGCTTTCGACCGCAGGAACTGGAGCTGATCGCCAACATCGCCCGTTACCATCGCGGTGGCAAGCCCAAGGCGAAGCACGACAACTACGAACGGCTGAGCGCCCCGGACCGCGAGCGCGTGCGGCGGCTGGCGGCGATCTTGCGGATCGCGGGCGGATTGGATCGCAGTCACAGCCAGCAGGTGCGCGACGTCGAGCTCGAATTCCAGCCCGATGCCATCACGATGCACGTCATCGCCGACGAGTTGCCGGAAGTCGACCTGTGGGGCGCGCGGCGGCGGTGCGAGTTCTTCCAATGGGTCTTCGACATTCCGCTGCGCGTGGAAGGCTACGATCCGGCGGCGCGGCGCGGGGGGGGCGAGACGAACGGTAGCCACCTGACCAGCAGCGAAATGCCCCTGACTCAATCGTCGTAG
- a CDS encoding efflux RND transporter periplasmic adaptor subunit produces the protein MKNRPWRIACPLSWSIVVAGALFAPLTVHAHDEHDNLPSAGAAVRGDRLLISSAAQKSLGVTTTVLHLQDLERDIMANATVEIPWRTHAFATSLVAGRIAEVLVQPGDTVEKGQRLAEVESQEIETLQLDLLKAATEYLLASRLLEQRGGLASSGSISERRVLETQALRDQWAADRGIAIRKLLSLGFTQAMIDQLLTTREPIRTIPIVSPLAGVVAAANVRVGQVVAPWEQVYEIVDLSVMWVHGQVLETDSTSVAEGQAVDVLVDALPDQAFVGKVDHVGVKLDPESRSLHVHVEVDNHEKLLREGMFCRLRIRARVAADAIACPYDAVVDPGGAPWLLVEERPGTFVRQPVKLGMRSGAFVEILDGAFPGDPVVLTGRHELASLFTAADEQAASANAAPASAAGARSAQHIAAPRQVIAQGQIELPTDKKAMAYSTVTGRIARIVVEHGQTVKAGEVLAEVESLELRNVQLDLLRAQSQLKLSRKVLEQYRRLNTTGGIAEKDLWETQTETENLQATVNSLKHKLSLMGLADDEIEEIARLDITEGASSEAIRTTSVIRSPIDGRITLFDLAIGQVVRSQDELFEVHDTRRVVARGYVHEQESVDVGVDQPVTVTITANPAYAATGVVNRTAPMLSSFSRAMSVWVDLDNSGGELKEGMLARLAITPRARPDATARGPARQVAAPHTHQDATP, from the coding sequence ATGAAGAATCGTCCGTGGCGTATCGCCTGTCCCTTGTCTTGGTCCATCGTGGTGGCAGGCGCGCTATTCGCGCCATTAACGGTCCATGCCCATGACGAGCACGATAATCTGCCCAGCGCGGGCGCAGCCGTGCGCGGCGATCGCTTGTTGATTTCGTCCGCGGCTCAGAAATCACTGGGCGTCACGACCACGGTCCTGCACTTGCAAGACCTCGAGCGCGACATCATGGCCAATGCCACGGTCGAGATTCCCTGGCGGACCCACGCCTTTGCCACGTCGCTGGTCGCGGGGCGCATCGCCGAGGTCCTGGTGCAGCCCGGCGATACGGTCGAAAAGGGACAGCGGTTGGCCGAGGTTGAGAGCCAGGAAATCGAGACGCTGCAGCTCGACTTGCTCAAGGCCGCCACCGAATACCTGCTGGCCAGCCGGCTGCTCGAGCAGCGCGGCGGATTGGCCTCCAGCGGCAGCATCTCCGAACGGCGCGTGTTGGAAACACAAGCCCTGCGCGATCAATGGGCGGCCGACCGCGGCATCGCCATTCGCAAGCTGCTGTCCCTGGGCTTCACCCAGGCCATGATCGATCAATTGTTGACCACGCGCGAGCCGATTCGCACCATTCCCATTGTCAGCCCACTGGCTGGCGTCGTGGCGGCCGCGAACGTGCGCGTGGGGCAGGTGGTCGCGCCCTGGGAGCAGGTCTACGAGATCGTCGACCTCTCCGTGATGTGGGTACACGGCCAGGTGCTGGAAACCGACAGCACGTCAGTGGCCGAAGGACAGGCGGTCGACGTGCTCGTGGATGCTCTCCCGGATCAAGCCTTCGTCGGCAAGGTCGACCACGTGGGCGTAAAGCTCGACCCCGAGTCGCGCAGTTTGCACGTCCACGTGGAAGTCGACAATCACGAGAAGCTGCTGCGCGAAGGGATGTTTTGTCGCTTGCGCATCCGCGCGCGGGTGGCCGCGGACGCGATCGCCTGTCCCTACGATGCGGTCGTCGATCCCGGTGGTGCGCCATGGTTGTTGGTCGAAGAACGTCCCGGCACCTTTGTGCGCCAGCCGGTGAAGCTCGGCATGCGCAGCGGCGCGTTTGTCGAGATTCTCGATGGAGCATTTCCCGGCGACCCGGTCGTATTGACCGGCCGGCATGAGCTGGCTTCGCTCTTCACGGCGGCTGACGAGCAGGCGGCATCCGCCAACGCCGCGCCCGCATCGGCCGCGGGGGCGCGATCCGCGCAGCATATCGCCGCGCCGCGACAAGTCATCGCCCAGGGACAGATCGAGCTTCCCACCGATAAGAAAGCCATGGCGTATTCGACGGTCACCGGGCGCATCGCCCGGATAGTCGTCGAACATGGCCAGACGGTGAAGGCCGGAGAAGTCTTGGCCGAAGTCGAGAGCCTCGAGCTGCGCAACGTGCAACTGGATCTGCTGCGCGCCCAATCGCAACTGAAGCTGTCGCGCAAAGTGCTCGAGCAGTATCGTCGCCTCAATACAACCGGCGGGATCGCGGAAAAGGACTTGTGGGAAACGCAAACCGAAACCGAAAACCTGCAGGCGACCGTCAACAGCCTGAAGCACAAGTTATCGCTGATGGGCCTGGCCGACGACGAGATCGAAGAGATCGCCCGGCTCGACATTACCGAGGGAGCCTCGTCCGAGGCGATCCGCACCACGAGCGTTATTCGTTCGCCGATCGATGGCCGGATCACGCTGTTTGATCTGGCGATCGGCCAGGTCGTACGCTCGCAGGACGAGCTCTTCGAGGTACACGACACCCGCCGCGTCGTTGCCCGCGGCTATGTACACGAACAGGAATCGGTCGACGTCGGCGTCGATCAGCCGGTCACGGTGACGATCACGGCCAACCCGGCGTACGCGGCCACGGGCGTGGTCAATCGCACGGCGCCGATGCTATCGAGCTTCAGTCGTGCGATGAGCGTGTGGGTCGATCTCGACAATAGCGGCGGAGAGTTGAAAGAGGGAATGCTGGCGCGGCTGGCCATCACGCCGCGAGCTCGCCCCGATGCCACGGCGCGCGGTCCCGCGCGGCAAGTGGCGGCGCCGCACACGCACCAGGATGCCACGCCATGA